A stretch of the Bacteroidia bacterium genome encodes the following:
- the queG gene encoding tRNA epoxyqueuosine(34) reductase QueG: protein MNLTERSAFIKKTALELGFSHCGISKAGFLSEEAPRLERWLKEGRHGKMSYMERYFDKRLNPEKLVEGAKSVVSLLLNYYPAEEKPFQEVKISRYAYGKDYHGVIKEKLRVLHTKLEERIGKIDGRAFTDSAPVMDKAWARRSGLGWVGRNTNLITKNAGSYFFIAELILDIELQADAPVADHCGSCRACLEACPTGALTNAYEIDASKCISYLTIELKDRIPPEFSEKMEGWVFGCDSCQEVCPWNRFSRPHSEPAFLGTPPLTPREWEELTEEVFVRRFSESPLSRAGLKKLQNTVTFAAG, encoded by the coding sequence ATGAACCTTACGGAGCGCTCCGCATTCATCAAAAAGACGGCACTGGAGTTGGGATTTTCACACTGTGGGATATCTAAGGCAGGATTTCTTTCAGAGGAAGCACCGCGGCTGGAGCGTTGGCTGAAAGAAGGCCGTCACGGAAAGATGTCGTATATGGAACGATATTTCGACAAGCGGCTGAATCCGGAGAAGCTGGTAGAAGGGGCAAAGTCAGTGGTATCACTGCTGTTGAATTATTATCCGGCGGAAGAGAAGCCATTTCAGGAGGTGAAGATATCAAGGTATGCGTACGGGAAGGATTACCATGGGGTGATAAAAGAAAAATTACGCGTGTTGCACACAAAGCTGGAGGAGAGAATAGGAAAGATAGATGGCAGGGCATTTACAGATTCAGCGCCGGTGATGGACAAGGCCTGGGCGCGCAGGAGTGGGTTGGGATGGGTGGGAAGGAATACCAATCTGATCACGAAAAACGCAGGCAGTTATTTTTTTATTGCAGAGCTGATCCTGGATATAGAGCTGCAAGCCGATGCGCCGGTCGCAGATCACTGCGGTAGCTGCAGAGCCTGTCTGGAGGCCTGTCCTACAGGAGCGTTAACGAACGCATATGAAATAGACGCTTCGAAATGCATTTCGTACCTGACCATAGAGTTGAAGGATCGTATACCGCCCGAGTTTTCAGAGAAGATGGAGGGATGGGTTTTTGGATGCGATAGCTGCCAGGAAGTATGTCCGTGGAATCGTTTTTCCCGGCCCCACAGCGAACCTGCCTTTTTGGGTACACCTCCGCTCACTCCGCGCGAGTGGGAGGAGCTGACAGAAGAAGTTTTCGTGCGTCGTTTTAGTGAGAGTCCGTTGAGTAGAGCCGGATTAAAAAAGTTACAGAACACGGTAACGTTTGCGGCGGGATGA
- a CDS encoding serine hydrolase: MKILKRIVQYFVLPLALLCLGLWVTGHGYLFKGVWNTYLKGRTGPSATEHGIFENRKVYAGQGIGWPHAAEYNSRTIPPAFLKDFENMETGSYIIVRNDSLIHEQYWDGFSDTSHSNSFSVAKTFVSILVGCAIRDGSIQSVDQRVGDFLEEFKNSPLTIRHLLTMSSGIGFDEDYKNPFSYPARAYYGSNLRELTLSYKQDETPGKIFRYLSGNTMLLSFVLKKATGQTISEYFSSQLWSPLGAKESAWWSLDHADGDEKAYCCFHSNASDFARIGQLYLDSGRFRGEQIVPADFVSESVRPAPLVDADGKPNEKYGFSWWILPDHKGHYIYYARGILGQYIICIPDERMVVVRLGEKREKRAGDEHPADLLWYINCALELYGKRVP, translated from the coding sequence ATGAAGATTCTGAAACGCATCGTTCAATATTTTGTGCTTCCACTGGCATTGCTGTGCCTTGGACTCTGGGTTACCGGACATGGCTATCTCTTCAAAGGAGTCTGGAATACTTACCTGAAAGGACGTACCGGCCCTTCCGCCACCGAACATGGTATTTTTGAGAACCGCAAGGTATATGCAGGTCAGGGTATTGGGTGGCCGCATGCCGCAGAATACAACTCCCGGACAATTCCTCCCGCCTTTCTCAAGGATTTTGAAAACATGGAAACCGGAAGTTATATCATCGTGCGAAACGATAGCCTTATACACGAACAGTACTGGGATGGATTCTCCGATACCTCGCATTCGAACAGTTTCAGCGTTGCCAAAACTTTTGTCAGCATACTGGTCGGGTGTGCAATACGTGACGGCAGCATTCAAAGTGTTGATCAGCGGGTGGGAGATTTTCTGGAAGAATTTAAAAACTCGCCGCTTACCATCCGTCACCTGCTTACCATGTCATCCGGAATAGGATTCGATGAAGACTATAAGAATCCCTTTTCTTACCCCGCACGCGCTTATTACGGAAGCAATTTGCGGGAGCTTACGCTTTCCTACAAACAGGATGAAACACCGGGAAAGATTTTCCGTTATCTCAGCGGAAATACCATGTTGCTCAGTTTTGTTCTGAAAAAAGCCACGGGACAAACAATCAGCGAATATTTCTCCTCTCAACTCTGGTCGCCTCTCGGTGCAAAGGAAAGCGCCTGGTGGAGTCTGGATCACGCCGACGGAGATGAAAAAGCATATTGCTGCTTTCACTCCAATGCGTCCGATTTCGCGCGCATCGGTCAGCTGTATCTCGACAGCGGACGGTTCCGGGGTGAACAAATTGTTCCGGCAGATTTTGTCTCAGAATCTGTACGCCCTGCCCCGCTGGTAGATGCCGACGGAAAGCCCAATGAGAAATACGGATTCTCCTGGTGGATACTTCCCGACCATAAAGGACATTACATCTATTACGCCCGGGGTATCCTGGGGCAGTATATTATCTGTATCCCGGATGAACGCATGGTAGTCGTCCGGCTCGGAGAAAAGAGGGAAAAGCGCGCCGGAGATGAGCATCCCGCCGATCTGCTGTGGTACATCAACTGCGCTTTGGAGCTCTATGGAAAACGAGTTCCCTGA
- a CDS encoding class I SAM-dependent methyltransferase: MHYDPIKRSLGNIFNKSPFLRKVFYVLLDLLLLRAWHVHKVLREWRSVQTPGQAAEILDAGSGFGQYSYYLSGLNRNWNITAVDVKQEQVDDCNRFFQQAGRNNVRFELQDLTRYVVPGKYDLVLSVDVMEHILEDVQVFRNFHASMKPGGMLIISTPSDQGGSDVHEGEDTSFIEEHVRDGYNIKDIEDKLRQSGFSKVDARYSYGTPGKIAWRISMKWPILMLGASKLFFIILPFYYLLLYPVAFVLNAIDTSETHSTGTGLVVRAWK, encoded by the coding sequence ATGCATTACGACCCTATTAAAAGATCCCTCGGGAATATATTTAACAAGTCTCCTTTCCTGCGAAAAGTGTTCTACGTCTTGCTGGATCTGCTGCTGCTCCGCGCCTGGCACGTTCACAAGGTGCTCAGGGAATGGCGGTCCGTTCAAACGCCCGGACAGGCAGCCGAAATTCTGGATGCGGGTTCCGGCTTCGGACAATATTCGTATTATCTCTCAGGATTAAACCGGAACTGGAACATTACCGCGGTGGATGTGAAACAGGAACAGGTCGACGATTGTAACCGGTTTTTTCAACAGGCAGGAAGAAATAATGTGCGCTTTGAACTGCAGGACCTCACCCGATACGTTGTGCCCGGAAAATACGACCTGGTGCTCTCCGTAGATGTAATGGAACACATTCTTGAAGATGTTCAGGTATTCCGGAATTTCCACGCTTCCATGAAGCCGGGGGGCATGCTGATCATTTCTACTCCCAGCGACCAGGGGGGATCCGATGTACATGAAGGCGAGGATACCTCATTTATTGAAGAACATGTACGGGATGGTTACAATATCAAAGATATTGAAGATAAACTCCGCCAGTCTGGTTTTTCAAAAGTAGATGCCCGTTATTCCTACGGAACACCCGGAAAGATCGCCTGGAGGATCTCTATGAAATGGCCCATCCTGATGCTGGGCGCTAGCAAGCTGTTCTTTATTATTCTTCCCTTTTATTATCTCTTACTCTACCCGGTGGCGTTTGTGCTCAATGCAATAGACACCTCAGAAACCCATTCAACAGGAACAGGTCTCGTTGTAAGGGCCTGGAAGTAA
- a CDS encoding FtsX-like permease family protein, which produces MSFPFFVARRYLVSKKSTNAINLIAIISVVSVTTGTAALVIVLSALNGMTDIVKSLYNSFDPDIKILPAQGKTFIPGDPFSKVENIPGVKYYCEALQENALVRHDDKQHVCVVKGVGKSFRALTGLDSAVIAGRYNLDHDTIVPCLLGGGVAARLDVAITQYGIPPMIQFYVPRRDKRAVTGEEDAFYIGLCYPTGVFSLNDDFDFKYMLIPLEDARKILGYGKEVSSVEIGLDAGADADAVKEKIQTLLGGNFTVKTRFEQNEVLFKTLRSEKWWTLLIMAFIMVVGTFNVIGCVTMLIIEKKKDLYILSAMGCSLGKIRRIFLLEGMLIVFSGAAIGLGIGLLACWLQQTFHLIPFSEGFIIDYYPVDIRSGDLLVILSVVGITGVVAGWLPVLRLKTAQFT; this is translated from the coding sequence ATGTCATTCCCCTTTTTCGTCGCGCGGCGTTACCTGGTGAGCAAAAAGTCCACCAATGCGATCAACCTGATCGCCATTATCTCTGTTGTTTCCGTAACAACGGGAACAGCAGCGCTGGTAATCGTACTCTCCGCGCTGAACGGAATGACCGATATTGTGAAATCGTTGTACAACTCCTTTGATCCTGATATCAAGATCCTTCCTGCGCAGGGTAAAACATTCATTCCGGGGGATCCCTTCAGCAAAGTGGAAAATATTCCGGGAGTGAAATACTACTGCGAGGCTTTGCAGGAAAATGCGCTGGTCCGGCATGATGATAAACAGCATGTTTGCGTTGTAAAAGGAGTGGGGAAAAGTTTCCGTGCACTCACAGGATTGGATTCTGCAGTAATTGCCGGCCGGTATAACCTGGATCACGACACCATTGTACCCTGTTTACTGGGCGGCGGGGTGGCAGCAAGACTGGATGTGGCCATCACACAGTACGGTATTCCGCCCATGATACAGTTTTATGTTCCCCGGCGCGACAAACGTGCGGTAACCGGGGAAGAAGATGCATTTTATATCGGGCTGTGCTATCCTACCGGCGTATTTTCACTTAACGATGATTTCGATTTCAAGTACATGCTCATCCCGTTGGAGGATGCGCGTAAAATCCTCGGGTACGGAAAAGAGGTGAGCTCCGTGGAGATTGGACTGGACGCCGGAGCGGATGCCGATGCGGTGAAAGAAAAAATACAAACGCTGTTAGGCGGGAACTTCACGGTAAAAACACGTTTTGAGCAAAACGAAGTTCTATTCAAGACTCTGCGTTCTGAAAAGTGGTGGACCCTGCTGATCATGGCATTCATCATGGTGGTGGGAACATTTAATGTGATTGGTTGTGTAACCATGCTGATCATCGAGAAAAAGAAGGATCTCTACATACTTTCCGCCATGGGATGCTCACTGGGAAAAATCCGGCGCATATTTTTGCTTGAGGGAATGCTGATTGTATTCTCCGGTGCAGCAATCGGACTGGGTATCGGGCTGCTGGCCTGCTGGCTGCAGCAAACCTTTCATCTGATACCATTCAGTGAAGGATTCATCATTGATTACTACCCAGTGGACATCCGGTCGGGCGATCTGCTGGTGATCCTTTCGGTAGTTGGAATAACGGGAGTGGTTGCAGGCTGGCTGCCGGTACTGCGCCTGAAGACGGCTCAGTTCACCTGA